A part of Prolixibacteraceae bacterium genomic DNA contains:
- the dnaA gene encoding chromosomal replication initiator protein DnaA — MNRNHVEIWNKCLAVIRENIPAISFKTWFEPIVPIKLEGVVLTIQVPSPFFYEYLEEQFIDILRKALRLHLGYGAKLDYHVKMDHTSLQSKTAQNVNIEVPTTAMPVSQAKAVVPTPEKSNNRPPLANRQRTASANDKDQSIKNPFVIPGIRKIQIDPQLNSTNNFQNFIEGDCNKLARSAGFAIAKNPGGTAFNPLVIYGNSGLGKTHVAQAVGNEVKVNFPEKTVLYVSANKFMTQFSEATKNNNRNDFLHFYQMIDVLIIDDIQELAGREKTQLAFFHVFNHLHQNKKQLILTSDKPPVELKGMEERLLTRFKWGLTADITEPNYDTRVAILKQKALMNGLNLEDSVVEYIANNVKNNVRELEGAIISLLAQSTLNNKNIDVSLANDAISKLVKQAKKEYSIPAITKVVCDYFKMKPDQLQAKTRKREIVQARQIAMYFAKSLTDSSLSSIGAQIGKKDHATVLHACKTIGNLKETDKKFQKYLSEIESQIRV; from the coding sequence ATGAATAGGAATCACGTTGAAATATGGAATAAATGTTTAGCGGTTATTCGTGAGAATATCCCCGCAATAAGTTTTAAAACTTGGTTTGAACCAATTGTACCGATAAAGCTTGAAGGGGTTGTTTTGACAATACAGGTTCCTAGTCCATTCTTTTATGAATATCTAGAAGAGCAGTTCATTGATATCTTGAGAAAAGCCTTGAGGTTACATTTAGGATATGGTGCCAAATTGGACTATCATGTTAAAATGGACCATACGAGTCTACAGAGTAAGACGGCACAGAATGTAAACATTGAAGTTCCTACTACTGCAATGCCGGTTTCTCAAGCCAAAGCGGTGGTTCCAACTCCAGAGAAGTCTAACAATAGACCTCCTTTAGCTAATCGTCAACGTACTGCAAGTGCGAATGATAAGGACCAATCCATAAAGAACCCTTTTGTTATTCCGGGTATTCGTAAGATTCAAATAGACCCACAGCTTAACTCAACAAATAATTTTCAAAACTTTATTGAAGGGGATTGTAATAAGTTAGCTAGGAGTGCAGGCTTTGCGATTGCGAAGAATCCTGGGGGAACTGCCTTTAATCCATTGGTGATTTATGGCAATTCAGGACTAGGTAAGACTCACGTAGCTCAGGCTGTCGGGAATGAAGTCAAAGTCAATTTCCCTGAAAAGACAGTATTATATGTCTCTGCCAACAAGTTTATGACACAGTTTTCTGAGGCAACAAAGAATAACAATCGTAACGATTTCTTGCATTTCTATCAGATGATCGATGTATTGATTATTGATGATATTCAAGAGTTGGCAGGAAGAGAGAAGACACAATTAGCTTTTTTTCATGTTTTTAATCACCTACACCAAAACAAGAAGCAGTTGATATTAACCTCTGATAAGCCCCCTGTTGAATTAAAGGGAATGGAAGAGAGACTATTGACGCGTTTTAAGTGGGGATTAACCGCTGATATAACAGAGCCAAATTATGATACCCGTGTTGCAATACTGAAGCAGAAAGCATTGATGAATGGTCTTAATTTAGAAGATTCTGTTGTAGAGTATATTGCAAACAATGTCAAGAATAACGTAAGGGAGTTAGAAGGTGCTATTATATCATTGTTGGCACAGTCGACTCTTAACAACAAGAATATTGATGTGAGCTTGGCGAACGATGCGATTTCAAAACTTGTAAAACAAGCGAAGAAAGAGTATTCAATCCCTGCCATCACCAAAGTTGTTTGCGACTATTTCAAGATGAAACCAGATCAATTACAGGCAAAGACACGTAAGAGAGAGATTGTTCAAGCTCGACAAATTGCAATGTATTTTGCAAAGAGCCTAACCGACTCATCGTTGTCTTCTATTGGTGCCCAGATTGGTAAAAAAGACCACGCCACTGTTTTACACGCTTGTAAAACAATCGGTAATTTGAAAGAGACAGATAAGAAGTTCCAAAAATATTTGTCTGAGATTGAATCTCAGATAAGAGTTTAA
- a CDS encoding YigZ family protein: MTELIKDTYQTISTPSEGLFKDKGSKFIAYAYPIFSVEEVKPIIDVLKKEHYSARHHCFAYRIGVEGEQFRANDDGEPSGSAGKPILGQLLSKDLTNILVVVVRYFGGTLLGVPGLINAYKKSTIDVIDNSDVVERIVEDLVEVKFDYLVMNDVMKVIKDTDLKQLSSAYDLMCKIVLPVRKTKTKEVVDRLSKIESAIVEIIGVR; the protein is encoded by the coding sequence GTGACCGAATTAATTAAAGATACATATCAAACTATTAGTACTCCTTCCGAAGGGTTGTTTAAGGACAAAGGAAGCAAGTTTATCGCTTATGCCTATCCGATCTTCTCTGTGGAGGAAGTCAAGCCGATTATAGATGTTTTGAAGAAAGAGCATTACAGTGCAAGACACCACTGCTTTGCTTATCGTATAGGAGTCGAAGGAGAGCAGTTTCGTGCCAACGATGATGGAGAACCTTCGGGAAGTGCAGGTAAGCCAATTCTAGGTCAATTGCTGTCCAAAGATTTGACAAACATACTGGTGGTGGTGGTTCGCTATTTTGGTGGAACACTATTAGGTGTACCAGGCTTGATCAACGCTTATAAGAAGAGCACTATTGATGTTATCGATAATTCGGATGTTGTAGAACGTATTGTGGAAGACTTGGTTGAAGTGAAATTTGATTATCTTGTCATGAACGATGTGATGAAGGTCATTAAAGACACAGACTTAAAGCAGTTATCCTCAGCGTATGATTTAATGTGTAAAATAGTCCTTCCCGTTCGAAAGACTAAAACAAAAGAGGTCGTAGATCGTTTATCTAAGATAGAGAGTGCTATTGTAGAGATAATAGGCGTCAGATAA
- the pyrB gene encoding aspartate carbamoyltransferase, with protein sequence MTTKSLISITDFTKEEYLRILELAADFEANPNQRLLEGKVVASLFFEPSTRTRLSFDTAINRLGGRQIGFSDSSSSSVTKGETLHDTIRMVSSYADLIIMRHPVEGSARYASEVSDVPVINAGDGANQHPSQTLLDLYSIQKTQKSLDNLNLFLVGDLKYGRTVHSLLEAMSHFDNPIFNFVAPEELSMPEVYKLYLKEKGIRYFEHREFTDIISEADIMYMTRVQRERFQDALEYEKVKNVYILNNAMLRNTKDNLRILHPLPRVNEIATDVDSNPKAYYFDQARNGVFTRMAIIAHVLGLK encoded by the coding sequence ATGACAACAAAAAGTTTAATTTCAATTACGGATTTTACAAAAGAAGAGTATCTAAGGATTCTTGAATTGGCTGCAGATTTTGAAGCAAATCCGAACCAAAGATTGTTGGAAGGAAAAGTGGTTGCATCCCTATTCTTTGAGCCTTCAACTAGAACAAGGTTGAGTTTTGATACTGCAATTAATCGATTGGGAGGCCGTCAGATTGGTTTCTCCGACTCATCGTCTTCAAGTGTTACCAAAGGGGAGACACTACACGACACCATCCGTATGGTGAGTAGCTATGCCGATCTGATCATCATGCGTCACCCCGTTGAAGGCAGTGCAAGATATGCAAGCGAAGTTTCCGATGTTCCTGTGATTAATGCTGGAGATGGAGCAAATCAGCATCCATCACAAACGTTGTTGGACCTATATTCCATCCAAAAGACACAGAAAAGTTTAGATAACTTAAACCTATTCTTAGTTGGAGATTTAAAATATGGTCGTACAGTACACAGTTTACTTGAGGCCATGTCTCATTTCGACAACCCTATATTCAACTTCGTGGCACCTGAAGAGCTCTCCATGCCAGAGGTCTACAAGCTCTATCTAAAAGAGAAAGGGATTCGTTACTTCGAACATAGAGAGTTCACGGACATTATTTCTGAGGCGGACATCATGTATATGACCCGTGTTCAAAGAGAGCGTTTTCAAGATGCATTAGAGTATGAGAAGGTGAAAAACGTCTATATCCTAAACAATGCCATGTTGAGAAATACCAAGGACAACCTACGTATTCTTCATCCACTGCCTCGTGTGAATGAGATTGCAACAGATGTAGACAGCAACCCTAAGGCTTACTATTTCGATCAAGCTAGAAATGGTGTGTTTACAAGAATGGCGATAATTGCTCATGTTTTAGGTTTAAAATAA
- the pyrI gene encoding aspartate carbamoyltransferase regulatory subunit, giving the protein MQKILNVSAIKDGTVIDHISPDVLFKVISILKLDLCRDMVTIGNNLESKQVGKKGIIKIENRFFEDHEVDRIALIAPQAKLNIIKDYKVVDKRSVSIPTEIDAIAKCFNPKCITNFEDVTTHFAVVSKKPLALKCRYCEKITFGDQLELK; this is encoded by the coding sequence ATGCAAAAGATATTAAATGTAAGTGCAATCAAGGATGGTACCGTAATAGATCATATTTCTCCAGATGTACTATTCAAAGTTATCTCGATCTTGAAGTTAGACCTATGTCGTGACATGGTGACCATTGGAAACAACTTAGAGAGCAAGCAGGTAGGTAAAAAGGGTATTATTAAGATCGAAAATAGATTCTTCGAAGACCATGAAGTTGATCGAATTGCTTTGATTGCGCCTCAAGCGAAATTAAATATAATCAAAGACTATAAAGTAGTCGACAAACGCTCTGTTTCGATCCCTACTGAGATTGATGCCATTGCAAAGTGTTTTAATCCTAAATGTATTACTAACTTTGAAGATGTAACGACACACTTTGCTGTAGTTTCAAAAAAACCACTTGCTTTGAAATGTCGTTATTGTGAAAAGATTACTTTTGGTGATCAATTAGAACTAAAATAA
- a CDS encoding GAF domain-containing protein, with protein MGFEILLEKISKEIDGLNKEVALPKVMATLKEEVFHYDWVGIYELTADEKGLSLGPYVGKATDHTYIPVGKGVCGQVAEKNISMIVQDVSQEDNYIACSMDVQSEIVVPIKKGDRFVAQIDIDSHAYAPFTSDDQSFLEKVAALLSVYY; from the coding sequence ATGGGGTTTGAAATTTTGCTAGAGAAGATCTCTAAAGAGATCGATGGATTGAACAAAGAGGTAGCACTACCAAAAGTAATGGCAACTCTGAAAGAAGAGGTATTTCATTATGATTGGGTGGGTATATATGAGTTGACCGCTGATGAGAAAGGTCTGTCTTTAGGTCCCTATGTGGGCAAAGCCACTGACCATACCTATATTCCTGTTGGAAAAGGTGTTTGTGGTCAAGTTGCTGAGAAGAACATCTCAATGATTGTGCAGGACGTTTCTCAAGAGGACAACTACATTGCTTGTAGTATGGATGTCCAGTCTGAGATTGTTGTGCCTATAAAAAAAGGTGATCGTTTTGTGGCTCAGATTGATATCGATTCTCACGCATATGCCCCATTTACTTCTGATGATCAAAGTTTTCTTGAGAAAGTTGCGGCTTTGTTGAGCGTATACTATTAA
- a CDS encoding PorT family protein yields the protein MKKYLVIFLLLCCGESFGQFFNRAHNYVGVKGGYNMSWMSFYPNTNPYTQIPTDASSIGGYQVGIVFRNMSEDHVGILAEVNYSQKGWEEKNRQGIKYMRKLNYIEVPIMTHISMGKKKLRFFLNIGPSISFLLSEQETLTQQDPNADMQNYYGKNLDQKFDFAFCGGGGLEYRFKKQSVLLEGRYTLSLLNVFDDATIGYSSSRNQGVGVTMTWLYDFH from the coding sequence ATGAAAAAGTATTTGGTTATTTTTTTACTCTTATGTTGTGGGGAAAGTTTTGGGCAGTTCTTTAATCGTGCCCACAATTATGTTGGTGTAAAAGGGGGATATAATATGTCATGGATGTCTTTCTATCCAAATACAAATCCATATACACAGATCCCAACTGATGCTTCATCTATAGGTGGTTATCAGGTCGGAATCGTTTTCCGTAACATGTCGGAAGATCATGTCGGAATCTTAGCCGAGGTGAATTACTCCCAAAAAGGTTGGGAAGAGAAGAACAGGCAAGGGATAAAGTACATGCGTAAATTGAACTACATCGAGGTGCCGATAATGACACATATCTCCATGGGTAAAAAGAAACTACGCTTCTTTCTAAATATCGGTCCATCCATATCTTTTCTACTTTCCGAACAAGAAACCCTTACCCAGCAGGATCCAAATGCTGACATGCAGAACTACTACGGTAAGAATTTAGATCAGAAATTCGATTTTGCTTTCTGTGGTGGTGGTGGGCTAGAGTATCGTTTCAAGAAACAGTCGGTACTATTGGAAGGTCGTTACACTTTGAGTCTACTCAACGTATTCGATGATGCAACCATTGGATACTCATCATCAAGAAACCAAGGTGTTGGGGTTACCATGACTTGGTTATATGATTTTCATTAA
- a CDS encoding ATP-binding cassette domain-containing protein — protein MKVKLFKGKNNHNTLNMERLLKIENASFQQKENIILTDVNLEVYRNDFIYIIGKVGTGKTTIFQSIYGSLPYKQGSIIFDGAEVKQTKKKNMYLHRRKIGMIFQDFHLLDDRTVAQNLEFVLRATGWTNKQTIANHINMTLEWCDIKHLGQKYSNELSGGEKNLASIARAIINNPKLIIADEPTQNLDPETAIKQMQLLNRINQDGTAIIMATHNHNIIDMFPKETYECVNKTLVLR, from the coding sequence ATGAAAGTCAAATTATTTAAGGGAAAAAATAATCATAATACATTAAATATGGAGAGATTATTGAAAATAGAAAATGCAAGCTTCCAACAGAAAGAGAATATCATACTAACAGATGTTAACTTGGAAGTGTACCGAAATGACTTCATTTATATCATCGGAAAGGTAGGTACAGGAAAAACAACAATATTCCAATCTATATATGGCTCACTGCCTTACAAACAAGGCAGTATTATATTTGATGGAGCGGAAGTAAAACAGACAAAGAAGAAAAACATGTATCTGCATAGACGAAAGATAGGGATGATCTTTCAAGATTTTCACCTGCTAGATGATCGAACTGTGGCACAAAATCTTGAGTTTGTACTGAGAGCGACAGGTTGGACCAATAAGCAGACAATAGCCAACCATATCAATATGACTTTGGAGTGGTGTGATATTAAGCATTTGGGACAGAAGTACTCAAACGAACTTTCGGGTGGAGAGAAGAATTTAGCATCGATAGCACGAGCTATTATAAATAATCCGAAGCTTATTATTGCGGATGAGCCGACACAAAATCTTGATCCCGAAACGGCCATCAAACAGATGCAACTACTGAATAGGATTAACCAAGATGGGACGGCGATTATCATGGCGACACACAACCATAATATCATCGATATGTTTCCAAAGGAGACCTATGAGTGTGTTAACAAAACTCTTGTTCTTCGATAG
- a CDS encoding tetratricopeptide repeat protein — translation MKKTICLVFGFLLTVYVSHGQILHGKVAEKFEKALEMYNNGNYSGACIAFEEISESSPNRRNFETESAYYYASSSLHLNQERGYTLMQNFISRYADSRLATQGSFELASKYFAQKKYDDALVYFNNVSEEKLEEASMDEFHYKRGYCLLNQSEFESAKNEFFSVVSAEESSEVSMYNHAAHSYLAYIFYEEGKYGSAQSHLKLIENDPEFDDFVKTYKCQIMLKKGAYEEALKMAQPLYEKAEGSFKGDMARLIGEAYFMQKDYKKALTYFETYASDASSRNDQADYYYAYCLFYDEQYQDAKDIFERTSKNNSLLGQNSLYHLGACADKLGDRTMALDCLLKASKMDFDPKISEDAFFLSTKISYLENWSATNDPLNMFNDYIKKYPYSESNREAYRYLALTFSNTPNNQRAIEIIDSLSFVDKEMRIAYEINCNKLGLKYYMQGEYQKSIELFDQSKKYGSLSEREEATAFYWLGECYYSLGNYDQALDNYLKYKSSPGAYLSKQGNKVNYSIGYCYYMKKDYSVAQRYFERFIYGYKDQTKAILADGYNRNGDCFYVLNKLPSALNSYTKAFELRLSNPDYSLYQSAHIYNNMNDVSAEEKTWNKLLKYFPNSTYATYSHLQLGKSMRNRDAMEQSKGQFKKVVESNDSKYVPEALLGLSGIYIREKNYNPAIETLKTLIEQYPSSDKRKRALSKLKSVYIETNQPDAYVAYVKTNHIPVNKDDVDPDALRFQAIETHYNDKIPLRETVEFSSYKKNKNLDAYEQKKDAYVLLKKGAKGDEILPYNHTTAFELSLKKYINDFPKGAHRREVYHYLVTLYSYLGNKEKSYMYNNLIIRLGRGAYYAQALKEAAAFLMNEGRFEEAMVQYQRMRWIEGDKDANVTGYIGYVRASFAAKKWSKVIEAGDKLSHYGSLSTSLRNEVRYLQGLSYLKIQENAKALAVLENVKFISYSDKYSVNAVYRRGVLLYQAGRYDDCVNLLLKEYGPKVGPNANVLARYYIVATQAMLAKGDKLMAKVTVQSFLNQGLQIEAPLKAQLEKILAQATQTAETTPKPKDNSKKKSPKKTQAVHF, via the coding sequence ATGAAAAAGACAATATGTTTAGTTTTCGGATTTCTATTAACGGTGTATGTTTCACATGGTCAAATACTTCATGGGAAAGTTGCCGAGAAGTTTGAGAAGGCATTAGAAATGTATAATAATGGCAACTATAGTGGTGCATGCATTGCTTTCGAGGAGATATCGGAGTCTTCGCCGAATAGACGAAATTTTGAAACAGAGTCTGCCTATTACTATGCTTCATCGTCTCTTCATCTAAACCAAGAGCGTGGTTATACTTTGATGCAGAACTTTATTAGTAGATATGCCGACAGCCGACTAGCTACACAAGGTAGTTTCGAATTGGCATCAAAATACTTTGCACAAAAGAAATATGATGATGCCCTAGTTTACTTCAACAACGTTTCTGAAGAGAAGCTCGAAGAGGCATCAATGGATGAGTTCCACTATAAAAGAGGTTACTGTCTACTGAACCAATCCGAGTTTGAGTCTGCCAAGAACGAATTCTTCTCTGTCGTTTCAGCTGAAGAGAGTAGTGAGGTCTCAATGTATAACCATGCAGCACACTCATATTTGGCATATATCTTCTATGAGGAGGGTAAATATGGTAGTGCACAGTCACATCTGAAATTGATAGAAAACGATCCTGAATTTGATGATTTCGTGAAGACCTATAAGTGTCAGATAATGCTGAAAAAAGGGGCATACGAAGAGGCACTTAAGATGGCTCAACCTCTATATGAAAAAGCAGAAGGAAGTTTCAAAGGAGATATGGCTCGCTTGATCGGAGAGGCCTATTTCATGCAAAAGGATTATAAGAAGGCGTTGACCTATTTCGAAACATATGCATCTGATGCGAGTAGTCGTAATGATCAAGCCGATTACTACTACGCCTACTGTCTTTTCTATGATGAGCAGTATCAAGATGCCAAAGATATTTTCGAGCGTACCTCTAAAAACAATAGCCTCTTGGGGCAAAATAGTCTCTACCACCTTGGAGCTTGTGCCGATAAGCTTGGAGATCGTACCATGGCCTTAGACTGTCTATTGAAAGCGTCCAAGATGGATTTCGATCCTAAAATATCTGAAGATGCCTTCTTCTTATCAACAAAGATTAGCTATTTAGAGAATTGGAGTGCTACCAATGACCCATTGAATATGTTTAATGATTACATCAAAAAATATCCATATTCAGAGAGCAACAGGGAGGCCTACCGTTACCTTGCACTAACTTTTAGTAATACCCCAAACAACCAAAGGGCTATTGAGATCATCGACAGCCTCTCATTTGTTGACAAAGAGATGCGTATTGCTTATGAGATCAACTGCAATAAGTTGGGACTTAAGTACTACATGCAAGGCGAATATCAGAAGAGTATTGAACTGTTTGATCAGTCTAAAAAATATGGCTCATTAAGCGAACGTGAAGAAGCAACAGCTTTCTATTGGCTTGGCGAGTGTTATTACTCGCTTGGTAACTACGACCAAGCACTTGATAACTACTTAAAGTACAAATCTTCTCCTGGTGCCTACCTGAGCAAACAGGGAAATAAGGTCAACTACAGTATTGGTTACTGCTACTATATGAAGAAAGACTATAGTGTGGCACAAAGATATTTTGAGCGATTCATTTATGGCTATAAAGATCAAACAAAAGCGATATTAGCTGACGGTTACAATAGAAATGGAGACTGTTTTTATGTGCTCAATAAGCTGCCTTCGGCACTAAACTCTTACACGAAAGCATTCGAACTGAGGCTAAGCAATCCAGACTACTCTCTGTATCAATCTGCACATATCTATAACAACATGAATGATGTGAGTGCAGAGGAGAAGACATGGAATAAACTACTAAAATATTTCCCGAACTCTACCTATGCCACCTACTCTCATCTACAGTTGGGTAAATCGATGAGAAACAGAGATGCTATGGAGCAGTCGAAAGGGCAGTTCAAGAAAGTGGTTGAAAGTAACGACTCTAAGTATGTGCCTGAAGCCCTTCTAGGTCTATCGGGAATCTACATTAGAGAGAAGAACTACAATCCAGCTATCGAAACATTAAAAACCTTAATCGAGCAATATCCATCATCGGATAAGCGTAAAAGGGCGTTATCTAAATTGAAAAGTGTCTACATCGAGACCAATCAACCAGATGCTTATGTGGCTTATGTGAAGACAAACCACATTCCAGTAAATAAAGATGATGTCGACCCCGATGCGCTTCGTTTCCAAGCAATCGAAACCCATTATAACGATAAGATTCCTTTGAGAGAGACGGTGGAGTTCTCTAGCTATAAGAAGAACAAAAACTTAGATGCTTATGAGCAGAAAAAAGACGCCTATGTCCTTCTGAAGAAGGGGGCTAAAGGCGATGAGATTCTGCCATATAACCACACTACTGCCTTTGAGTTGTCATTGAAAAAATATATCAATGATTTCCCTAAAGGTGCTCACCGTAGAGAAGTCTACCACTATTTGGTCACTCTCTATAGTTACTTGGGCAACAAAGAGAAATCTTACATGTACAACAACCTAATCATCCGATTGGGGCGTGGTGCATACTATGCCCAAGCATTGAAAGAGGCAGCGGCATTCTTAATGAATGAAGGTCGTTTTGAAGAGGCGATGGTTCAGTATCAGCGCATGAGATGGATCGAAGGCGATAAAGACGCAAATGTAACTGGGTACATCGGTTATGTAAGAGCTTCGTTTGCTGCCAAAAAATGGAGTAAAGTGATTGAAGCAGGGGATAAGCTAAGCCATTACGGAAGCCTCTCTACTTCGTTACGCAACGAAGTGAGATACCTTCAAGGGTTGTCTTACCTGAAAATACAGGAGAATGCCAAAGCACTTGCCGTACTAGAAAATGTTAAGTTTATCTCCTATAGCGACAAATACAGTGTGAATGCTGTATATCGTCGTGGAGTGCTTCTATATCAGGCGGGACGTTATGATGACTGTGTGAACCTTCTTCTTAAGGAGTATGGTCCTAAAGTCGGCCCTAATGCAAATGTTTTAGCTCGATACTACATTGTTGCAACTCAAGCTATGTTGGCCAAAGGTGATAAATTGATGGCTAAAGTTACAGTACAATCCTTCCTTAACCAAGGGTTACAAATCGAGGCACCACTAAAAGCACAGCTAGAAAAAATATTGGCTCAAGCAACACAGACGGCGGAGACAACTCCAAAGCCAAAAGATAATAGCAAGAAGAAAAGTCCTAAGAAAACACAGGCAGTTCACTTTTAA